The following proteins come from a genomic window of Aquimarina sp. MAR_2010_214:
- a CDS encoding ABC transporter permease, with amino-acid sequence MLIYLRVLKESFNFAINALINNKLRTFLSLLGVTIGIFSIIGVLAAVDSLKQEIKGSISSLDNSTIYLMRFSFGPSDIPQWKREQFPDVTFEEYQYINRSMPDLKAASFILNVAPETIKYEDNSLSNVEIAPVTNDYYDIEELQVVKGRFYNEQESVSGAPVIVIGDEIANSLFGASDPIGKKVRLYGRKLTVIGVLKKEGTGLFGDSKDTVVILPVNLVRRVYGDNNKSSFPAIIIKPESGIDIPEFVAALKQKVRAYRGLKPNEGDNFFVNQLQGFTDFIDNITGTMSTIGGFIGMFSLLVGGFGIANIMFVSVKERTNLIGIQKALGAKKRFILFQFLFEAIILAIFGGLIGLVLVWLISIFASQFTGDFKFILSTSNMFWGMFSSTIIGLIAGILPALSASKLDPVEAIRTGM; translated from the coding sequence ATGCTAATCTATCTTAGAGTACTTAAGGAAAGCTTTAATTTTGCTATTAATGCACTTATAAATAATAAGTTGCGTACATTTCTTTCACTATTAGGTGTTACTATTGGGATTTTTTCGATTATTGGAGTTCTTGCTGCGGTAGACTCTTTAAAACAAGAAATTAAAGGAAGTATCAGCTCTCTGGATAATAGCACAATTTATTTGATGCGTTTTTCTTTTGGTCCTTCCGATATACCACAGTGGAAACGAGAACAATTTCCAGATGTAACTTTTGAAGAATATCAATACATCAATAGATCAATGCCGGATCTTAAAGCAGCCAGTTTTATTTTAAATGTAGCTCCTGAAACGATTAAATATGAGGACAATAGCCTAAGTAATGTAGAGATTGCGCCGGTTACCAATGATTATTATGATATTGAAGAATTGCAGGTTGTAAAAGGAAGATTTTATAACGAACAAGAATCTGTATCTGGTGCTCCTGTAATCGTTATAGGAGATGAAATTGCAAATAGCTTATTCGGAGCTAGCGATCCTATAGGAAAAAAAGTCCGTTTATACGGAAGAAAACTTACTGTAATAGGAGTGCTTAAAAAAGAAGGAACTGGTCTCTTTGGAGATAGTAAAGATACGGTAGTTATTCTTCCTGTTAATTTAGTAAGAAGGGTTTATGGAGATAATAATAAATCGTCTTTTCCCGCCATAATCATTAAACCAGAATCTGGTATTGATATACCAGAATTTGTAGCAGCATTAAAACAAAAAGTAAGAGCATATCGTGGGTTGAAACCTAATGAAGGGGATAATTTTTTTGTTAACCAACTACAAGGGTTTACTGATTTTATAGATAATATTACAGGTACAATGTCTACTATTGGAGGTTTTATTGGAATGTTTTCACTTCTGGTTGGTGGTTTCGGTATTGCCAATATCATGTTTGTAAGTGTTAAAGAACGTACGAATCTAATAGGCATACAAAAGGCATTAGGAGCTAAAAAAAGATTTATATTATTTCAGTTTCTCTTCGAAGCGATTATTCTTGCCATTTTTGGTGGATTAATAGGACTTGTGTTAGTTTGGTTAATTTCGATATTTGCCTCACAGTTTACAGGAGACTTTAAGTTTATCCTCTCAACTTCTAACATGTTTTGGGGAATGTTTTCTTCTACAATAATAGGCCTGATTGCAGGGATTTTACCTGCATTGTCTGCTTCAAAATTAGATCCTGTAGAAGCAATTAGGACTGGAATGTGA
- a CDS encoding Ig-like domain-containing protein — translation MKKTTILSILLLFSSVISFAQLNPGDIAIIGYNTDSGTGTSDDFTFIALTDISGSEVIFFTEEGWNTVAAGSWAGTSEGHIQYTAPSGGLPCGTVVHINETSANSFTIGSSVPGASISLASGSNWSLTGGDQVLVYQAASAEPSTTPTFITGVNGDDGNGTPFALDAITLWNDPTVAALGTARSALPAGLTNGVDCVSLFPSIGTEQDNAKYTGTLTGTSTALRTAINDQSNWSKDNDTRFDISTSAYSPSVTCVVACTDPDVPTVTYTPSTICNGNNATLTITGSLNDATQWVVYTGSCGGTQVATTASSTIAVTPSSPSTTYYVRGEGGCVTPGSCGSVTVNVTNLENASFNYSAASFCVNDTDPTPTITGVTGGTFSSTPAGLSISASTGGIDVSASTPNTYTVTYTTAGTCPNSSNVNVTINTIDDASFNYSAASFCVNDTDPTPTITGVTGGTFSSTPAGLSISASTGAIDVSTSTPNTYTVTYTTVGACSNSSNVNVTINTIDDASFNYSAASFCANDTDPTPTITGLTGGTFSSTPAGLSISASTGGIDVSASTPNTYTVTYTTAGTCPNSSNVTVTINAIDDASFNYSAASFCTNDTDPTPTITGLAGGTFSSTPAGLSISASTGAIDVSASTPNTYTVTYTTAGTCPNSSNVTVTINAIDDASFNYSAAAFCTNDTDPTPTITGLAGGTFSSTPAGLSISASTGVIDVSASTPNTYTVTYTTAGTCPNSSNVTVTINAIDDASFNYSAAAFCTNDTDPTPTITGLAGGTFSSTPAGLSISASTGVIDVSASTPNTYTVTYTTAGTCPNSSNVTVTINALDDASFNYSAASFCTNDTDPTPTITGLAGGTFSSTPAGLSISASTGAIDVSASTPNTYTVTYTTAGTCPNSSNVNVTINTIDDASFNYSAASFCVNDTDPTPTITGLAGGTFSSTPVGLSISVSTGAIDVSASTPNTYTVTYTTVGACSNSSNVNVTINAVDDASFNYSAASFCANDTDPTPTITGLTGGTFSSTPAGLSISASTGGIDVSASTPNTYTVTYTTAGTCPNSSNVTVTINAIDDASFNYSAAAFCTNDTDPTPTITGLAGGTFSSTPAGLSISASTGAIDVSASTSNTYTVTYTTVGTCPNSSNVIITINELDDASFLYDAATYAQSGSDPAPTITGLAGGTFSSTPDGLSVSESTGAIDVSASTPNTYTVTYTTSGSCPNSTNVNITINDTTAPTATISINDNELTTGETATVTITFSEAVTGFDNADLTIPNGTLATVNSTDGNITFTAIFTPTEDIQSDTNVISLDNTGYTDIAGNGGTGVVESNNFSINTKQKPSTRLTFNKGFSPNGDGINDTWVINGIENFPNHYIQIFNRSGNKVFEARNYQNNWGGISNGRLVLGNDKLPTGAYYYIIETNIKETLPLTGWIYINY, via the coding sequence ATGAAAAAAACTACGATTTTAAGTATTTTATTACTTTTTTCAAGTGTCATTTCTTTTGCACAATTAAATCCCGGAGATATCGCAATTATAGGCTACAATACCGATAGCGGTACTGGAACTAGTGATGATTTTACGTTTATAGCCTTAACCGATATTTCTGGAAGCGAAGTTATTTTCTTCACAGAAGAAGGATGGAATACTGTAGCAGCAGGGAGCTGGGCAGGAACCAGCGAAGGGCACATTCAATATACTGCTCCCTCTGGTGGATTACCTTGTGGAACAGTCGTTCATATTAACGAAACTTCGGCAAATTCATTTACGATTGGTTCTAGCGTACCAGGAGCTAGTATTTCTTTGGCTAGTGGGTCTAATTGGTCTCTTACAGGGGGTGATCAGGTATTGGTGTATCAGGCAGCAAGTGCTGAGCCTTCGACAACACCCACTTTTATAACAGGGGTTAATGGAGATGATGGTAACGGAACACCATTCGCTCTTGATGCTATAACACTCTGGAATGACCCAACTGTTGCAGCTCTTGGAACTGCAAGATCTGCACTACCCGCAGGGTTAACAAACGGCGTAGATTGTGTATCCTTATTCCCTTCTATAGGAACTGAGCAAGATAATGCTAAATATACAGGCACCTTAACAGGTACTTCAACAGCGTTAAGAACCGCTATTAATGATCAATCCAATTGGTCTAAAGACAACGACACCCGATTCGATATATCTACAAGTGCATATTCTCCTTCTGTGACATGTGTGGTAGCTTGTACCGATCCAGATGTTCCAACCGTAACGTACACTCCATCAACAATATGTAATGGCAACAATGCTACCTTAACCATCACTGGTTCTTTAAATGATGCAACACAATGGGTAGTATATACCGGTTCTTGTGGAGGAACACAAGTAGCTACAACTGCTTCATCTACTATTGCAGTAACCCCTTCTTCACCTTCTACTACTTATTATGTACGAGGCGAAGGTGGCTGTGTAACACCCGGTTCTTGTGGAAGCGTCACAGTGAATGTCACTAATCTGGAAAATGCTTCATTTAACTACTCTGCCGCCTCATTTTGTGTTAATGATACTGATCCAACTCCAACGATTACAGGAGTAACAGGTGGAACATTCTCTTCGACCCCAGCAGGATTAAGCATTAGTGCAAGTACTGGAGGAATTGATGTATCTGCTTCAACTCCTAATACATATACCGTTACTTATACAACCGCCGGAACTTGCCCGAATAGTTCTAATGTAAATGTGACTATTAACACAATAGATGATGCTTCATTTAACTACTCTGCTGCTTCATTTTGTGTTAATGATACTGATCCAACTCCAACGATTACAGGAGTAACAGGTGGAACATTCTCTTCGACTCCAGCAGGATTAAGCATTAGTGCAAGTACTGGAGCAATTGATGTATCGACCTCAACTCCTAACACATATACCGTTACTTATACAACTGTAGGAGCTTGCTCAAATAGTTCTAATGTAAATGTGACTATTAATACAATAGATGATGCTTCATTTAATTACTCTGCTGCTTCATTTTGTGCTAATGATACTGATCCAACTCCAACGATTACAGGACTAACGGGTGGAACATTCTCTTCGACCCCAGCAGGATTAAGTATTAGTGCAAGTACTGGAGGAATTGATGTATCTGCTTCAACTCCTAATACATATACCGTTACTTATACAACCGCCGGAACTTGCCCGAATAGTTCTAATGTAACTGTAACCATTAATGCAATAGATGATGCTTCATTTAATTACTCTGCTGCTTCATTTTGTACTAATGATACCGATCCAACTCCAACCATTACAGGACTAGCAGGTGGAACATTCTCTTCAACCCCCGCAGGATTAAGCATTAGTGCAAGTACTGGAGCAATTGATGTATCTGCTTCAACTCCTAATACATATACCGTTACTTATACAACTGCTGGAACTTGCCCGAATAGTTCTAATGTAACTGTAACCATTAATGCAATAGATGATGCTTCATTTAACTACTCTGCAGCTGCTTTTTGTACTAATGATACCGATCCAACTCCAACTATTACAGGACTAGCAGGTGGAACATTCTCTTCGACCCCTGCAGGATTAAGTATTAGTGCAAGTACTGGAGTAATTGATGTATCTGCTTCAACTCCTAATACATATACCGTTACTTATACAACCGCAGGAACTTGCCCGAATAGTTCTAATGTAACTGTAACCATTAATGCAATAGATGATGCTTCATTTAACTACTCTGCAGCTGCTTTTTGTACTAATGATACCGATCCAACTCCAACGATTACAGGACTAGCAGGTGGAACATTCTCTTCGACCCCAGCAGGATTAAGTATTAGTGCAAGTACTGGAGTAATTGATGTATCTGCTTCAACTCCTAATACATATACCGTTACTTATACAACGGCAGGAACTTGCCCGAATAGTTCTAATGTAACTGTAACCATTAACGCACTAGATGATGCTTCATTTAATTACTCCGCTGCTTCATTTTGTACTAATGATACTGATCCAACTCCAACCATTACAGGACTAGCAGGTGGAACATTCTCTTCAACCCCCGCAGGATTAAGCATTAGTGCAAGTACTGGAGCAATTGATGTATCTGCTTCAACTCCTAATACATATACCGTTACTTATACAACTGCTGGAACTTGCCCGAATAGTTCTAATGTAAATGTGACTATTAATACAATAGATGATGCTTCATTTAATTACTCTGCTGCTTCATTTTGTGTTAATGATACTGATCCAACTCCAACCATTACAGGACTAGCAGGTGGAACATTCTCTTCTACTCCCGTAGGATTAAGCATTAGTGTAAGTACTGGAGCAATTGATGTATCGGCGTCAACTCCTAATACGTATACCGTTACTTATACAACTGTAGGAGCTTGCTCGAATAGTTCTAATGTAAATGTGACCATTAACGCAGTAGATGATGCTTCATTTAATTACTCTGCTGCTTCATTTTGTGCTAATGATACTGATCCAACTCCAACGATTACAGGACTAACGGGTGGAACATTCTCTTCGACCCCAGCAGGATTAAGCATTAGTGCAAGTACTGGAGGAATTGATGTATCTGCTTCAACTCCTAATACATATACCGTTACTTATACAACTGCTGGAACTTGCCCTAATAGTTCTAATGTAACTGTAACTATTAACGCAATAGATGATGCTTCATTTAACTACTCTGCAGCTGCTTTTTGTACTAATGATACTGATCCAACTCCAACTATTACAGGACTAGCAGGTGGAACATTCTCTTCAACCCCTGCAGGGTTAAGCATTAGTGCAAGTACTGGAGCAATTGATGTATCGGCGTCAACTTCTAATACGTATACCGTTACTTATACAACGGTAGGAACTTGCCCGAACAGCTCTAATGTCATTATTACCATTAATGAATTAGACGATGCTTCATTTTTATATGATGCAGCAACCTATGCTCAATCTGGATCTGACCCTGCACCAACAATTACCGGATTAGCAGGTGGCACATTCTCTTCTACCCCTGATGGATTAAGTGTTAGCGAAAGTACTGGAGCAATTGATGTATCGGCGTCAACTCCTAATACATATACCGTTACCTATACAACTTCTGGAAGTTGCCCTAATAGCACTAATGTAAATATTACTATTAATGACACTACTGCTCCAACAGCTACTATTAGTATAAATGACAATGAATTAACAACAGGAGAAACTGCAACAGTTACTATTACTTTTTCTGAAGCAGTTACTGGTTTTGATAACGCAGATTTAACGATTCCTAACGGAACATTAGCAACTGTAAATTCTACAGATGGCAATATCACTTTCACAGCAATATTTACACCAACAGAAGATATTCAAAGTGATACCAATGTGATCTCCTTAGACAATACAGGATATACTGATATTGCAGGAAATGGAGGTACAGGTGTAGTAGAATCTAATAATTTTTCAATAAATACAAAACAAAAACCTTCAACTAGGCTAACCTTCAACAAAGGATTCTCTCCTAATGGAGATGGCATCAATGATACTTGGGTTATTAATGGAATTGAAAACTTCCCTAATCACTACATTCAAATATTTAACAGATCAGGAAATAAAGTATTTGAAGCTAGAAATTATCAAAATAACTGGGGTGGAATCTCAAATGGTCGCTTAGTACTTGGCAATGATAAATTGCCTACAGGAGCTTATTATTATATTATAGAAACCAATATTAAAGAAACACTTCCTTTAACCGGTTGGATTTATATAAACTATTAA
- a CDS encoding phage tail protein — protein MEPFLGQIQPFGFNFAPRGWNKCDGQLLAISQYSALFSLLGTTFGGDGRTSFGLPDLRGRSIVHIGHGPGLSTISWGERGGIEQIYLNQLNMPNHSHSLTNGVANVSVYTTDNTDATNETDAGANALGTAGNMPEVFRENPTAGDKLGGVSISGTTNPTGGSQPFENRNPFLGINVCIAMQGIFPSRN, from the coding sequence ATGGAACCATTTTTAGGACAAATCCAACCTTTTGGATTCAATTTCGCACCCAGAGGCTGGAATAAATGTGATGGGCAACTATTAGCTATCTCACAATACTCTGCACTTTTTTCATTGTTAGGAACTACGTTTGGTGGTGATGGTAGAACATCCTTTGGATTACCTGATTTAAGAGGTAGAAGTATTGTTCATATTGGTCATGGGCCTGGATTATCAACCATTTCATGGGGAGAACGAGGAGGAATAGAACAAATCTATTTAAACCAGTTAAATATGCCTAATCACTCTCACTCATTAACCAATGGCGTTGCTAATGTTAGTGTTTACACAACAGACAATACCGATGCTACAAATGAAACTGATGCAGGTGCTAATGCGCTTGGAACAGCCGGTAATATGCCAGAAGTATTTCGAGAAAACCCAACAGCTGGAGATAAACTCGGAGGAGTATCTATTTCTGGCACTACCAATCCAACAGGTGGAAGTCAACCATTCGAAAACAGAAACCCATTTCTTGGTATTAATGTTTGTATTGCTATGCAAGGGATATTCCCTTCAAGAAACTAA
- a CDS encoding ABC transporter substrate-binding protein, with protein sequence MIGSKHKIGVLIPQSNAYPTMGKSFLNGMRLAIEGIETELVIESIGFGSDQKQLINSFQKLCYQENVKITTGIIGHTGFKELSDFTFNNQETLLAANFGSKRPIKLPNGVFQNSLGLYDSLHKLVHYLLEHKKYKVATSTCYYEAGYGFIEALDDIITQEEHASFAGHFITPLHPRENESELMDLYFNETKPDAIVAFHNGIFAKEHASYLSQNKLHKKHPLYTLPFSAEDALINEFPDVFNQIKTISSWYPELDNDTNISFAEMHQKQFRKKPDVFALLGYENGLVIKSALIQDQNNLSTAIQNISIGGPRGIINFNNDFNTTNFNHHIWENTFTEGSFWKRQIFKNLNKNPLNSLTGKENNQGWFNTYLCH encoded by the coding sequence ATGATTGGTTCAAAACATAAAATTGGTGTATTAATCCCTCAATCTAATGCATATCCAACAATGGGAAAATCTTTCTTGAATGGAATGAGATTGGCTATAGAAGGAATTGAGACTGAGTTAGTCATAGAGAGTATCGGATTTGGGTCGGATCAAAAACAACTTATCAATAGTTTTCAAAAATTATGTTATCAAGAAAACGTTAAAATAACAACTGGTATTATAGGTCATACTGGATTTAAAGAACTTTCAGATTTTACATTTAACAATCAAGAAACACTACTTGCCGCCAATTTTGGTTCTAAACGCCCCATAAAATTACCTAATGGAGTTTTTCAAAATTCTTTAGGGCTCTATGATTCGCTTCATAAGTTAGTGCATTATCTTTTGGAGCATAAAAAATATAAGGTAGCAACTTCTACTTGCTACTATGAGGCTGGGTATGGCTTTATCGAAGCACTAGATGATATTATTACTCAAGAAGAACATGCTTCTTTTGCAGGACATTTTATCACTCCTTTACATCCTCGAGAAAATGAAAGTGAATTAATGGATCTCTATTTTAACGAAACAAAACCCGATGCAATAGTAGCTTTTCATAACGGAATATTTGCCAAAGAACACGCTTCTTACTTAAGTCAAAACAAATTACATAAGAAACATCCATTATATACACTGCCTTTTTCAGCAGAAGATGCTCTGATAAATGAGTTTCCAGATGTATTTAACCAAATAAAAACAATATCGAGCTGGTATCCCGAACTGGATAACGATACTAATATTTCGTTTGCAGAAATGCATCAAAAACAATTTAGAAAAAAGCCTGATGTTTTTGCATTGCTAGGTTATGAAAATGGACTTGTTATCAAATCAGCTTTGATTCAAGATCAGAACAACCTTAGTACAGCAATTCAAAACATATCTATTGGAGGCCCAAGAGGAATAATCAATTTTAACAATGATTTTAACACTACTAATTTTAACCATCATATTTGGGAGAACACCTTTACAGAAGGTTCTTTCTGGAAAAGGCAAATTTTTAAAAACTTAAATAAAAATCCTCTTAATTCTTTAACAGGAAAAGAAAATAATCAAGGGTGGTTTAACACCTACCTCTGTCACTAA
- a CDS encoding type IX secretion system membrane protein PorP/SprF produces the protein MKYLKYIIFIITISFVSHAQQDPHFSMYRYNMNVITPAYAGINGSLEALFAVRSQWTGVKDGPETLNFNINSPVGDKIGVGLTAISDKVFVLDETHLYADFSYKIKINEELNLHAGVKAGGSFLKINLNEVGIEDDPLFTQNVNTFNPNVGVGFYLKAKKYYISLSAPGLLSNDRYEKEGLNPVSASDDLQMFLGGGYDFDLNTDFKFRPSVLGKVVNDAPISLDITSSILYKERIELGANYRLDESITGFFTANFLENILSIGYAYEHVTSGINTYTSGTHEVILKFKLK, from the coding sequence ATGAAATATTTAAAATATATAATTTTTATCATCACTATATCATTTGTAAGTCATGCACAACAAGACCCCCATTTTAGCATGTATCGATATAATATGAATGTAATTACTCCTGCTTATGCAGGGATTAACGGTAGTCTTGAGGCGCTATTTGCTGTAAGAAGCCAATGGACAGGGGTTAAGGACGGCCCAGAAACTCTTAACTTTAATATAAATTCTCCTGTGGGTGATAAAATAGGCGTTGGATTGACCGCCATAAGCGACAAGGTTTTTGTGTTAGACGAAACACATCTTTACGCTGATTTTTCATATAAAATAAAAATTAATGAAGAATTAAATCTACACGCAGGAGTTAAAGCTGGAGGGTCTTTTTTAAAAATAAATCTTAATGAAGTTGGCATTGAAGACGATCCATTATTCACCCAAAATGTGAATACATTCAACCCCAATGTGGGAGTAGGGTTCTATCTTAAAGCAAAAAAATACTACATATCACTTTCTGCTCCTGGATTACTCTCTAATGACAGATACGAAAAAGAAGGTTTAAATCCTGTTTCGGCGAGTGATGATCTACAAATGTTTTTAGGTGGCGGATATGATTTTGATCTAAATACTGATTTTAAATTTCGCCCTTCTGTATTAGGTAAGGTAGTAAATGATGCCCCAATATCTCTGGATATTACCTCTTCTATATTATATAAAGAACGAATTGAACTTGGTGCAAATTATAGACTAGATGAAAGTATAACAGGGTTTTTTACTGCCAATTTCTTAGAAAACATCTTAAGTATCGGTTACGCATATGAGCATGTTACATCAGGTATAAATACATATACCAGTGGTACTCACGAAGTAATTTTAAAATTTAAACTAAAATAA